GATGCCGCCATTCGAAGCAGTGACACCTGTTAGACCTGTTCCGATGTTGTCGCTGACTACGACATTCGTTGCAGTGCTAGGCCCGTTGTTGACGGTAGTTAAGTTGTAAGTGACAGTCGAACCAGCAACAGCAGTAGTCGGGCCAGTTTTGGTAGTCACTAAATCGGCGCTAGGAGTGACGGTAGTAGTCACTTGAGCATTAGCAGCAGTACCGTTGTTGTTCGCTGGTGTGGGGTCGCTGGTGCTAGAAGTGCTAGAAACAATATCTGTCAGCGTCCCACTAGCAGGAGCCGTAACGCTGACAGTATAAGGTAGAGCAGCCCCATTAGCAAGGCTAGGTACGGCAGGGAAGGTGACAATGCCAGTTGTGGAGTTATAAACACCACCATTTGAAGCTACTACGTTGGTTAACCCAGTGCCGATGTTGTCACTGACAACGACGTTACTGGCAGCGTTAGGGCCGTTGTTGATAGTGGTCAGGGTGTAGGTAACGGTTGACCCTGCTAAGGCTGTGGTTGGCCCTGTTTTAGTTGTCACCAAATCTGCTTGAGGAGCACCAATCGGAGCAGGTGTGCCTACTGCAAAGTAGGTCCACTGCGCTCGTTGCACTGGGTGGCTAGATGAACCAGCATTAGCGTTAGTACCGCCACCAAGCCGTGGTCGGAGCCGAACTAAGTAATATTTGTTGTTAATTAAAGTGTTAGCAGAAAAGCTGGCAAAGTTTGTATTGGCAGTTAAGCTGCTGCCAACTACCTTAGAGTAATAAAAACTACTAGATATAGAACTATCAGCAGCTGCACCTGAATTTAAGGTGTAGTTAGGCGTCCAAGACGAAAGCGTTGTTGCAATATTGGTAGAGTTATTAGCATAGTCTGTCTCAGGATCACCTGTAGGAGGAACGTCTAGACGGACAATATCTACAATGTCGTTGAATGTGTCCCCCCAGCTAGGCAATTGAGCGCCTGTTGTTGTGCTGGGAGTCGTGGTTGTATCATTAGCACCCATCGTAGAATTTTCGATGGTGATTGTATCGGTCGTTGCATAAACTGTCTTGTTTGCAGTTAACAAAACTGAGGAAGTATTACCAGGTTTAGTGGCTCTGTTTCCTCCACAGTCGGAACTAGAACGGTAAATTACGCTTTGAGAGGTTGCTGCTGTACCGTAATAAGTACTGAAGTCACTGCTAAAAACTTCAACTCTAAAATTAATCGGGGTAGACTGACCGCTAGCTAAACCTAGAGCATTGATCAATTGTTGAACATTAAGACCAAAGTTTGCCCTAACTGTATAGCTACCCCCATTCGCAATAATTGGGGTATTAGTAACCTGACCATAACTATCGTCCCAGTTGGCACCACCCACACTGGGGGTTCTGTTCATGTAGGTTGGGCCGCCATATAGTAGGTCTTCAGACAAGGTACGGGTAGTACCACCGCGAGTAGATATTGCTCGAAAGACGACTCGAAAAGCTTGGTTGGTACCTGTTGTGTTAGTCAGGTTGGTAGCAACAGTAATCGTATCTCCTGAGTTAGGCCCTAAGTCAGGAATCGTTTGTACGCAACCATCATCAAGGATAGTGAATGAAGGGCTACCAACCGAGACTCCTGACACTTGAGCTTGAACTGCCTGAGGTATTGGAAGTTGACTGCTGACCCCAAGAGCGATCGCGCTGAAGAGACTAGCAACACGCTTTGACTGTTTACGTAGTTTATATAGCTGTGGTTTCATAGTCTTTTCTCTCAGGGGCAGGAGTCACAGGGAAGAGCGTGCTAGTAGTCGTTACTAGGAGCTTCTGGTTGCAGGTCGGCTTCTTTCGGCTCAGAGATAATCTCTACAACTCGGATATCTTGGCAAGTGAATTTGCACTGCTCCCTCAGGCTTATAGCAATACACTGCTTCCAGCATTCCCGCAAATGAGGTTTGATGCGCTTTGATAGCCGCGAATTACGCCTTCTAGCCGAATTTCATGTAGTATCCCGGCAAAACTATTGCCAACAATGATGTTTCGTGCAAACTGCGAGTTCTCCCATCTGGCCTTAAAACTCCCAGAAAGGAGCCTAAAGAAATGTTTGCGGGATGTAGGTAGAGCAATTTTCATAGCGATGCACCTACATGAGCAGAGGAATGAAGCAATGACGTTGGTGCAGATGACTGAGTTGTGGAATTGTTGTTCGAGGTGGTTGGAGTGGGTGCTACAACATTCGCTGGTGTAGAGGGAACTGCTGGCTGAGTAGCAACTGGCTTCACTTCAGATTCTTGTTGCTGTCGAGGCGGGACTTTTTGTAACCCAAAGCCATCGAATAACTCGTTGAGCTTCACGGTTAAACCGAGGTAAGGTCCATCCACGGTGCGAGAGCCACTGAAATCGCGATCGCTAGCACGTCCAAAGCCGTAGCCCGCCGAGAGCCGCAAGTTAGGAGTCATGTAGTAGCCTGCTTCAATGTTGAAGCCAGTCTCGCTATAACCTAGGTTGGGTTGATTAATCCAACGAGCTTCTCCGACTAAATCCCAACTGTAGCCGAGACGATAGGTAGCGCGGAGTTGAGCTAGAGAGACATTGCTAGTACCAACCAAGTCTTTGGCGAGGTAGGTAGTGCTGTGGCGGTAAGCATATTTCCCGTAAAATTCCCAGCGCCAGTTCGGAGCATAGATGGCTTCAGCAGCAAAGAGTTGTTCTTCCGAACCAGTACCACTGCCTAATAAAACAGAGTCAGGAATCGTAGCAGGATTTTGGCGATATTCATAACGCAACAGAGCATTAAATTTATCATCATGGATATCGCGGTAAGCTAGTCCGACCTTCAGCGTTTTGGTATCTCCCAATCCTGTGAGTTTTTGGTTTGCAGCGTTGGCTTGGTTGTAGCGAACCAAGGCGGTGAGAGAGGGTGTGATTTTGCCTGTTGCCGCAGCCGTAATAACTGTGTTGCTACCTTCAGAAGAAGAACGGTGTTCGTAGCGAGCGCTGGCTTGAAACTTAGGATTATCTGTGTACTCTAGACCGACACTATAGCTACTACCAGAAGCTAACCCTAAAGCCGAAGCACTTTGACCTGTGGCGAAAGGTTGCAGATACTGAGGGCCAGCCGCTGTTCGCTTAGTAAAGTCACCAAAAACATGTTCATAAGCGAGATCCATCCGCAGACCAGGAGCGATATTCCAGCGTTGATTGAGGCCAACTGCACCTTGCATTTTCATGCCGTCACCCCCACCCAATAGTGTGTAGCGTCCGGTCAAGGTGGTGTCAGAACCGAGTTTGTAAGAACCATTTACATCTAGGCTGGTGATGGCATTGCCTGCATATTGTCCACGGGTAAAGAACTGCTGAGCCAGACGAACATTGACCCCAGACATCACTGCCCAATCTAAACCGAGGAGGGTGCGATCGCTATAAACGCTGTCTACTTTTGAGGAGAGCGTAGTTTCGTTTTGTGCCAGCAAGGTGAGGTTGCTAGCGAGAGGAACTGTCAGCCGAGAGCGTAACTGATCTGACTTGCCGCTGAGTTCGGGAGAGAGACGGTCTTCGCGATCGCGGTGAATCCAATCAAGATCTAGTTTTGACTTGCCAATCTTCTGTTGAATGCCTGCCGAGATAGTCGTCAGGGAGTTGTCTACTGGGCTACCAGGGAGAGCTTGAGAGCGAGGCGCAAACAGATCTTCAAAGGTGTCGAGAGGACGGGGAGCCACACCATAGTTGTCTTCGTGGTCGTACTGCGCCCGGAGATTAGTGGTATCAGATAGTTTGCCTGTAACCTGAGCGCCGTAGCGAGTTTGTCCTGGTACAAAGCTAATGGTGGCATTGTTCGAGAAACCTGGGTCAGCAGCACGGTAATAAGCTCGTCCTTGAATCCCTTTGGCAATCTCACCCTGAGCTTCTAAACGATACGCAGAACCACTCACCTTGCCCATGACATCAGAGTCATTGTTGGAGTGAGCATATTCAGCAATCAGTTGCCCTTTGGAACCTAAACTGATCAGGGCATCGGCCCCATAAAGCTCAAAGTCACGAATACCTTGATTTTCTTTAATGTAGGTAGCGCCTAACCAGCTTTCATGATTGAGTGTGCGATCGAGGTGGTATTGAACCCGACCAGCATAGATGTTGCTGGAACCTTGGCTTTCGTATTGGTAGGTGGCTACAATTCGCCGAACTAATACCTCGCCATCTGCGCCGATGTCTGTACGAAGTAAAGGTTGGCGGAAGATCAAAGTGCCGCGATCGTAGTCAACATCATAATCAGCGCCTCGATTGAGTGCTTGACGATCGAGTACTGTACCAGGACGATTGAGTTCTTCTAATTCAACAAAGACATTTTCACTACCAGGAACTAGGAGGCGACGAGAGAGAAAGTAGTAACCACTGGTGCCATCCGGTGCGATCGTATCTCTTTGGAATCCTTCTACATCATTACCGTAGAAACCTGTAACTTGTAGATCACCAAGGCTATAGTTAGCTTTGAAGCCATGTAGTTGCCGTGAGATCGCTGTAAATTGTTGTGATTTTGTCGCAAATTCGTTGGTGTTGTAGTCGCCCCACATTGCAAAGTCAGGCGCGGCACCTGCAACCTTAGCGGAACGTTCTACTTTTAAATAAAGGCTATCTTTGGAGGGGGTAAGATTATCAACCCGAGAACTGTCGCCATAGACAGGATAGTTTTGCTCACAAAATTGCACATCGCGATATAAGCGGCTGTTATTATCACAGGTTTGGTTGAGGTTGCGATCGCTATTGTAAGCTCCTGTAAATAGCCACTCTCCTACCTTTCCTGTAGCAAATACGGAGCCTCTTACGTCTAACTCTGTAGAGTTATCCCCATCAGGAGGGAGATAGTCACGGAAGCTACCATAATAGTCGCTACCTCGTCGGCCCAAGCGGACATCAATCACGCCTGTAGCGATCGAGGGACGTAGATTAGTTTCAAACTGAATTTGAGTAAAGGCTTCTAAAGTATTGGCTGTAGCTCGAATTGTAGTGGTCTGAGCATTTAGGCCAGAACGGAGATTAGCAGTAAATTGTCCTTGGCGAGCCTGCACCTGAAACCCTGGCACATCCGGTTTATAGTCTGCACCGACAAATTCTCCAGCATTGGCAACCAGTGTAATAATTGCTTCTTGATTGGCTCGATTGCCTCTCTCATCAAGCAACTCTCCTTGTACGGTTGCAGTTGAGCGACCATCTGCTGGGATACGTGTTTCTACAGTTTGAATTTTGAGTTGTTTGGCTTCTCCTCGCACCTGTACAGAAACTGCCACAGCGTCTCCTGTAACACCGTTGGCAGTCGCTCGTGCAGTGATGGTATTTTCTCCTCCCTTTAGAATGACTCCATACCAAGTTTGAGTCATGACACGAGTTTGAGCATCCATCTCTGTTCGGCCAATCAGAGAGGAGTCAGCCGTCACACCATTGACTTGCAGTTGAACTTCAGCCCCTTCTGCAAACTGAAGGATGACAGTTGTCGCTGGTGCATCTAAAACGGTATTTGGGGTTGGTGTGACGATTCTAATTTCTGTGGCGGCTAAGGGAGCTGCGGTATTTGTAGTTTCGGTAGCTGTTGCAGCAGGGGCTTTGGCAGTCCCATCCGGACTTGTAGTTGTTGCAGGATGACTGGTTGTTTCAGGTGCTACTTCTGCACTAGGCGCTACTGATGAGGAGTCTGAGTTAGAGGGTGCGATCGCCTGAGCTGTGAGTAACCCATCCGAGAACTGGGGCGAAAAAACTAGAGGATTCAGGATCCCATTGCTTGAAGAAACCGTAGATAGCTGGGTAGTAGATATATCTGGAATAGAGGTGTCAACTCCAGTGCTGGTCTGAGCAGAAACAGGAGATAAACTGAAACCTACAGTACCTGTAATAGCTCCCATCAAGATCAGCTTTAAGGCGTTAAATTTGGAACCTGTAGGTCTCGTAGTCATCTTAAGGTCACAAGGTAGATGAGTAGAATAACAAAGCAGCTCTCCTACAGGGCTAGCGGATGACTAAAAGCTGCTCACGCTGTTGGATTCGGCTATGTGAGGTAGGAAAAACTCGATATCCTTAAAGATACAGACTTAAGCTTGTAAATCATTGGGCTGTTTTACTGGAGTGTTGTCCGCCTTTTAACTGATCTGCCCTAGGAACAGTCGTATATTTACTGGGCTTTAGCTTCATTAGCGGTTGGAGTGACAGCAAAGTTCATCCTGACCAAGCCGCTGGGTTCTAAATGTACCAGCCGAGATTGGCTGTTTCGTTCTTTGAAGTAGAGGTTAGGAGCGAGGGTGTAACCTGGAAGGCTAGTGAGATCTAAAACACCAGTTCGATAGCCGGAGATCACATTGGCAACCGAGAACAAACCGTTGGGGTCGGTGGTGATACGATTGCCGTCATCCATAAAGACCACCGCATTAGGGATTCCTGGCTCGTTCGGTTGTTGTTCACCGTCAAAGTTTTTGTCAACAAATACCCGACCAATGATGGTGCCGCAGTCAGATAAAATCCCGGTTCTAATCCGCAGTTGATGAATAGCTGGGCCATCCTTAACACTCAACTGGTTATCAGCCCGCTCAGCATTGACGATCGCCGAGTTTTGTCCTGTCCCACGCAAAGCATCAGGAGTGAGAGTGGCTGCATAAGCAATGTTGAGGACAGAGTTCTGCTGAGAGCTGGTCGCAGGGAGTGTGATTTCTTCAGCTTTGAAAGTCACTGTTGAACCAGTTTGAACGGTGGTAATCGTGACCGGAGTATTGTTTAATTCGCCCCGAACAGATTTAGGTAAAAAGCTAAAACCCAGCGGTAGAGTGTCTGTAGCTGTGACATTGTTGATCGCAGCACTCGCCAAATTGCGTACCGAGAGACGGTAAATTACTGTATCTCCGGGTTCTGCAGCAGCGCGATCGCCTGTTTTAACAATTTGAACTTCTTGAGACTGACAAACATCAGCATCAATATCGAGAACAGCTAAAAGCAATCCTGTTTTCTCTGCATTACGCAGATTGATGGTGCCACTTACAGAAGTTCTTTGGTCAGTTGTGCTAATGGGCCTACCGTCCAGGGAGGTTGCAGTATAAGCAACAACTGCCTCTTGGCGGTCTGTAATTGTAATTCGGATGCGGCGTTGACTATAAATAGAATTTTCAGGTGTGTTGATGACTAAAACATAAGAGCGACCCACATCAAGTTGACCTTTAGCAGGATCGAGTAAGAAGTTATAACCGCCTTTATCGCTATTGCTTAGGGGGAATGGATTGATATTTGTGACATTAGGAGCAAGACCACGAGGGATATTGTTATTAGGGATATCAGGAACTTCTGTTCTGGTGAGGCTAACTAGATTTTTTAGCTCGGTGCCTGTAGGGTCACTGGGATCAGCCTCATACAAGGCCAAACTGAAGCCTGTGTAATCGCTGAGTTCTTCTCCAGCGCATCCTTTTAGTCTTCCAAAAGGATCTACTAAGATATCAACTGTATTGATGAGCTGACCAGAAGTGGCTTGTATAGTTGGGCCTGAGAGAGAGTCACTGTATGTAGCCTCAGCACGGTTACTTAGTTGAGTTGAGGTGAAGTCCTCTGCTAGCACTAACATTGGACTCTGTAGGATACCACCTGCAACAGCGATCGCCATCAGTTGGCGATACCAATGGGTATGTGCGCGCATTGGGTGCCGTGTTTGAGGATGAACCATATCTCTATCTTCCGCAACCCTAGGAATCAAGCATAAGTAAGACCATGCGGTCAGTGCTAGAAACCAGCCTGACCACTTTGATTTGATAAAAAGATATCTGATGAAAATTTGATAGAAAGGGAAATACTATGGAGCGATCGCTAATCTATCAAGTTGCGATCGCTCCATAGAGATTTAGCGGACCTTAACTTGATACATTGCTTTTACCGCTCCTTTGGGGCTAACAGCGGAAGCAAAATTCCAGCGGATATTGGTGTAAGCTTCTGCTGGAGCGGGCTTCGTTTCTACTTTGCCATTGGGGAGCTTGACTTGAATCATGGGCTTTTCTA
This region of Trichocoleus desertorum NBK24 genomic DNA includes:
- a CDS encoding TonB-dependent receptor, which codes for MTTRPTGSKFNALKLILMGAITGTVGFSLSPVSAQTSTGVDTSIPDISTTQLSTVSSSNGILNPLVFSPQFSDGLLTAQAIAPSNSDSSSVAPSAEVAPETTSHPATTTSPDGTAKAPAATATETTNTAAPLAATEIRIVTPTPNTVLDAPATTVILQFAEGAEVQLQVNGVTADSSLIGRTEMDAQTRVMTQTWYGVILKGGENTITARATANGVTGDAVAVSVQVRGEAKQLKIQTVETRIPADGRSTATVQGELLDERGNRANQEAIITLVANAGEFVGADYKPDVPGFQVQARQGQFTANLRSGLNAQTTTIRATANTLEAFTQIQFETNLRPSIATGVIDVRLGRRGSDYYGSFRDYLPPDGDNSTELDVRGSVFATGKVGEWLFTGAYNSDRNLNQTCDNNSRLYRDVQFCEQNYPVYGDSSRVDNLTPSKDSLYLKVERSAKVAGAAPDFAMWGDYNTNEFATKSQQFTAISRQLHGFKANYSLGDLQVTGFYGNDVEGFQRDTIAPDGTSGYYFLSRRLLVPGSENVFVELEELNRPGTVLDRQALNRGADYDVDYDRGTLIFRQPLLRTDIGADGEVLVRRIVATYQYESQGSSNIYAGRVQYHLDRTLNHESWLGATYIKENQGIRDFELYGADALISLGSKGQLIAEYAHSNNDSDVMGKVSGSAYRLEAQGEIAKGIQGRAYYRAADPGFSNNATISFVPGQTRYGAQVTGKLSDTTNLRAQYDHEDNYGVAPRPLDTFEDLFAPRSQALPGSPVDNSLTTISAGIQQKIGKSKLDLDWIHRDREDRLSPELSGKSDQLRSRLTVPLASNLTLLAQNETTLSSKVDSVYSDRTLLGLDWAVMSGVNVRLAQQFFTRGQYAGNAITSLDVNGSYKLGSDTTLTGRYTLLGGGDGMKMQGAVGLNQRWNIAPGLRMDLAYEHVFGDFTKRTAAGPQYLQPFATGQSASALGLASGSSYSVGLEYTDNPKFQASARYEHRSSSEGSNTVITAAATGKITPSLTALVRYNQANAANQKLTGLGDTKTLKVGLAYRDIHDDKFNALLRYEYRQNPATIPDSVLLGSGTGSEEQLFAAEAIYAPNWRWEFYGKYAYRHSTTYLAKDLVGTSNVSLAQLRATYRLGYSWDLVGEARWINQPNLGYSETGFNIEAGYYMTPNLRLSAGYGFGRASDRDFSGSRTVDGPYLGLTVKLNELFDGFGLQKVPPRQQQESEVKPVATQPAVPSTPANVVAPTPTTSNNNSTTQSSAPTSLLHSSAHVGASL